The Desulfonatronum lacustre DSM 10312 region ATGGACCCCTTGGTGGTGGAGGTGATCCGTTCCTGGAGTTCACCAAGGTCCGTGCCCAAAGTCGGCTGATACCCCACCGCGGAGGGCATACGGCCCAGAAGCGCGGAGACCTCGGAACCTGCCTGGGTGAACCGGAAGATGTTGTCCACGAAGAGCAGCACGTCCTGGCCTTCCTCGTCGCGGAAGTATTCCGCGGAAGCCAGAGCGGTCAGCGCGACGCGGGCCCGGGCTCCTGGAGGCTCGTTCATCTGGCCGTAGATCAACACGGCTTTTTCGATAACCCCGGCGTCTTTCATTTCGTGGTACAGGTCGTTCCCTTCACGAGTCCGTTCGCCAACACCGGCAAACACGGAAATACCGCCGTGCTGCTTGGCGATGTTATTGATCATCTCCATCAAGATAACGGTCTTTCCCACGCCGGCGCCGCCGAACATGCCGATCTTGCCGCCCTTGGGAAAGGGGATCAGCAAGTCGATGACCTTTACACCGGTTTCCAGCAGTTCAACCTTGGTGCTCTGCTCGGTGAAGCTGGGTGCCGCCCGGTGGATGGGCATCATTTTCGTGGAGTCGATGGGACCGAGTTCATCCACGGGACGACCGACCACGTTCATGATGCGACCAAGAGCGGGCTTGCCGACGGGAATCATGATCGGCTTGCCGGTGGCCTTGGCCACGTTGCCCCGAACCAGACCGTCCGTGGCGTCCATGGCAATGCAGCGGACCAGGTTGTTTCCAAGGTGCTGCGCCACTTCGACCACCAGGTCGGGAGCGTCTTCATTGTTGGTGTTGTTGATTTCCAACGCACTTAAAATGTTGGGCAACTTTCCTTCCGGAAAGGCCACGTCCACGACTGGCCCAATGACTTGCGCCACCTTTCCTTCCATAAGTTCACTCATCTACTACGCCCCCTCTTTAGGCTGATTTCAGAGCTTCAGCGCCGCCGACGATATCCATCAGCTCTGTGGTAATGGCGCTTTGCCTGGCCTTGTTATAGACCAACGTCAAAGATTTCGACAATTCGTCACAATTTTTCGTCGCGTTGTCCATGGCCCGCATCCGAGCGGCATGTTCGCTGGCGTTCGTATCCAGAAGCCCTCTGTAGATCTGCACGTTTACGAAACGAGGCAGCAATTCGGCGAGAATGCCTTCCACCGACGGTTCGTAAATGTACTCGCTGGCGGGTCCCTGAACTTCCTCCACCTCGGCTGCTTCCGAAGCGATGGGCAGAACACGCAGGGAGACGACCTCCTGCTTGGCGAAACTGATGAATTTTCCGAAGACGATGATCACTTCATCGAACTCGTGGTTCAAATATCCGTTCATCAGGCTTGTGCCCAGTTCCGTGCCCAGGGTGAAGTCGAAGGTGTTCATCACGTTGACGTGATCAGCACGGATGGGCCACGGCTGCTTGCGCATCACGTCCCGTCCCTTTTTTCCGACGCAGACGATCTCCACTTCTTTGCCGACGGCTTCTTTCTCCGCCGCCAGCTTACGGGCCTTGGTGATCAGGTTGACGTTAAAGCTGCCGCACAATCCGCGGTCCGCGGTGACCAGGACGATCACGACTTTTTTGATTGCCTCGCGCACCTCAAGCAACGGGTGAGCCGAGGTGTCCGTGCGGCCGCTCAAATCCGTGAGCATCTCGTATAACTTGTCCGCATATGGTCTGAACTGCTCAATGCGTTGCTGAGCCTTGCGCAATTTCGCCGAGGCCACCATGTTCATGGCCTTGGTGATCTGCTTGGTTTTCTTGACCCCGCCGATCTTGCGCTGAATGTCCTTCAAAGAAGCCATTGTACTCTCCTCAATGGTTATTCAGCCTGAAAGGTCTTCTTCATCGTCTCGATGGCTTCACGCAGCTTGGCTTCAAGATCCGCGTCCAGGGCCTGCTTGGTCTTGATGTCGTCCAGAATATCGGGACGCTGGTTGCGCATGTACTCTTGCAGTTCGGTCTCAAACTTGAACACTGCGGACACCGGGAGGTCGTCCATCAGGCCGCGGGTTCCGGCGTACAAGGAAATGACCTGTTCAGCCACGGTCATGGGCTGATACTGAGGCTGCTTCAGAAGTTCAACCAGTCGCATGCCGCGATTGAGGCGCTGCTGGGTGGACTTGTCCAGGTCGGAACCGAACTGGGCGAAGGCGGCCAGTTCGCGGTACTGGGCCAAATCCAGGCGCAAGGTTCCGGCGACCTGCTTCATGGCCTTGATCTGGGCGGCGCCGCCCACGCGGGAGACGGACAACCCGACGTTGATGGCCGGACGAACACCGGCGTAGAACAGACTGGGTTCCAGGTAGACCTGACCGTCGGTGATGGAGATGACGTTGGTCGGAATGTAAGCGGAGACGTCGCCGGCCTGGGTTTCGATGATCGGCAGGGCGGTGAGGGAACCGGCGCCCATGGCGTCGTTGACCTTGGCGGAGCGCTCCAGCAGGCGGGAGTGGTTGTAGAAGATGTCGCCGGGGAAGGCTTCACGTCCCGGAGGACGACGCAGCAGCAGGGACATCTGGCGGTAGGCCACGGCCTGCTTGGAAAGGTCATCGTAAATAATCAGGGAGTGCTTGCCGCTGTCCCGGTAGTATTCGGCCATGGTGCAGCCGGAGTAGGCCGCGATGTACTGCAGGGAGGCCGGTTCGGAAGCCGTGGCGGAGATGACCGTGGTGTATTCCATGGCACCGTATTTGCGCAGGGTGTCCACGACCAGGGCGACGGTGGACTTCTTCTGGCCGATGGCCACGTAAAAGCAGTGGATGTCGCTTTCCTTCTGGGCCAGGATGGCGTCCAGGCAGAGAGCTGTTTTCCCGATCTGACGGTCGCCGATGACCAGTTCGCGCTGTCCGCGACCGATGGGGGTCATGGCGTCGATGGCCTTCAGCCCGGTGTACATGGGCTCGTGAACGGACTTCCTGGCCACGATGCCGGGAGCCTTGATTTCAACTTTCCGGATTTCCTTGGCTTCGATGGGTCCTAGACCGTCCAGGGGATTTCCCAAGGGGTCGATGACCCGGCCGACCACCGCGTCGCCTACGGGCACGGAGAAAATCCGTCCGGTCCGCTTGACCGTGTCGCCTTCCTTGATGTTCGTGACTTCGCCCAACAGCGCGACGCCGACGTTGTCCTCTTCGAGGTTCAATACCATGCCGTAGACGCCGCCGGGGAATTCCAGCAGCTCCATGGCCATGGCGTTTTCAACGCCGTAGACGCGAGCGATTCCGTCGCCAACGGAGAGGACGACGCCGGTTTCGCTCATTTCCACGCGCTGTTCGTAATTCTGAATCTGGCTCTCAATAATTTTGCTGATTTCATCTGCTTTGATCTGCATGGCCGTTACTCACCCCTCTTGATGGTTTCTTTCATCGCGACCAGTTGGGCCCGAAGGCTGGCATCCAGTACCCTGTCCCCAATCTTCAACACGAGTCCCCCCAAAATTTGCGGGTCCACGGCATAATCGAGAATCAACTGGCGGCTGGTCTTTTCCTCCAGCGATTTCTTGAGCTTTTTTTGAATTTCCGGCTCCAGGTTGATGGCCGTGATCATTCGGCCTCGGGCCACGCCTTGGTGCTCGTCCAGCAACTCAGCATAGTAGGCCTGGATGTCCGCCAGAAATCCCAGTCTGTTGTTGTCCGCCAGCAGATGACAGAAGTTGACGACCATCTGCTTGGCTTTGATCTTTGAAAGAATCGCGTTGACCACAGCCTTCTTTTCTTCCACCTTGAAGACGGGATTGCGGAATATGCGGTCCAACTGCGGCGACTCGTTCAATGCCTTGGCCAACCCGGAGAGGTCCTTGCCGTAGGCGACAAGTTCCGCGTCCCCCTGGGGCACGCCCAAGGAGAAGAGAGCCCGGGCGTATCTGCGCGCCACGATGTTTCCAATCAATGCAGCACCACCCTTGTTAAGGATTGTTGGATCAATTTTTCATGGCCTTCCTTGGTCAACTGGCTTTGGATCATTTTCTCGGCTGTTTCCACAACCATGTCGGCCAGCTCCTCGCGGAGTCGTTCCGTGGCCAGCTTGTATTCCTGGGTTGCGGCCGTTTCGGCCTGGGCCTTGATCTGCGCCGCTTTTTCATGTGCTTGGGCGATGATGGTTCGCTTCAGCGTCTCTCCCTGGCTCTGGAAGTCGGCAAGCACCCGTTCGCGCTCGGCGTCCAGGTCCTTGATCTGGGCTTCGACTTCCCGCAATTTTTTATCGGCATCAATGCGGCGTTGATCCATGTCGATGAGATCGTCCCGAATTTTTTCCCGCCGGGAGGTGAGCATCTGGCCGATGCGCTTTCCGGCTGCCCAATAGAGAATCCCGACGAAGATGATGAAGTTGATGATTCGCCAAGCAAGATCTTTCCATTTCGCCATTGCGTCCACACCAGCGGATGCCCAAAACAAACCAATGCTTATCAGCACCAGGACAGCCGTGATTAAAATAGCCACGTTGCGTTTCAACTCCAAGCCCTCCTTACAATTGATTACGGTTACACGGCCCAGCTAACGACTTTTTCCGTGACCTGCCGGGCGAACCCGTCGACTCGGGATGTCAGGGTCTTCTTGCCGGCGCGCACCTGCGCCGCGGCGTCCTCGCGAGCCGCCTTCAATTCTTGAGCCGCTGACTTGTTGGCCCCGTCCAGCAACGTGGCCTCTTCTTGGTATCCTTCGGCCTTGAACTGGGAACGGATTTCCACGCCCTGTTGCTGGGCAACGGTCAGAGCGCCGGTATAGGCCGCCATTTTTTCTTGAGCTTGAGCCGTGAAGTTCTCCACGTCACGCAGCTGCTCCGACAAACGTTGGGCGCGCTTCTTGATGACCGCCCGGATCGGTCGATAGAGGATCGCGTTGAGCACAGCCAGAACAATGAAGAAATTGATCAGCTGAATGAGCATGGAAATGTTGACATCAATCATAGTCTGCCCTCCGGGTGAGTATGTGAATTTTAGTGCAAGCCAAACGGCCTCTACCGAATTTTACGTTCTCTGTCAAAAGGTTTTCATTTTTTTCACGTACTCTGTTTGACTCAAGAAGATGATTCGGAATCTTCTCGAGGCATTGGGAGTTCGGCGACGGTCTCGGTGGCGGTTGCGGACATCACCACGTCGCCGTCCAGGACCGCTCCTTCCTCGATGATCAGGGTCGGAGCACGTACCGAACCTTGCAGCCGGGCCGTCTTGTGCAGGACGATTTTGTCCTCCGCCGTGACGCGTCCCTTCAGCAGGCCGCTGAGGATCAGACTGCCCACGGCGACTTCGCCGTCGATCTTGGCGTCCTGTCCGACGATCAGGGTGCCTTGCGAATCGATTCTTCCGAGAAAGGCCCCGTCGATGCGTACCGCCCCTTGAAAGTGAAGTTTTCCTTCGTACGACGTTCCAGAGCCCAGGAAGGCGTTGATCTCGTCTTTGGCCATGGCTGGAGTTCCTTTATTGGTGTCTTTTGAAAAGAGCGCACACATGGATTGATGCTCTCCGGGTTGATCATTTTTTGAAAAAAAAGCGACGCATGGAGACATTGAGCACGAGACCGATCAAGCAGAAGCTGGTCAAGGTCGACGTGCCGCCGTAGCTGATCAGCGGAAGGGGAATGCCCACCACGGGCATCAACCCCAGTACCATGCCCATGTTGACGACTATTTGCCAGAAAAAATAGAAAAAGATGCCCACGGCCAGATAACAGCCGAACCCGTCCTTGGCCTCGGCCGCGGTTCGGATGATGCTCAACAGGAACAGGGAAATCAGCATCAAGAGGACCAGACAACCGATAAACCCCCATTCCTCTCCAAACACGGCCAACGCGAAGTCAGTATGCTTTTCCGGCAAAAATCGCAATTGACTTTGGGTCCCCTCCAAAAAGCCCCGACCCCACAGCTGCCCGGAGCCCACCGCGATCTGCGACTGGATAATATGGTATCCGGCACCCAGCGGATCATTACCTGGGTCGAGGAAGCCGAGAATGCGCTGACGCTGATAGTCGTGCAGCAGATACCAGCCCAGGGGGAGGGACGCCGGAACAAGCAGGGCCGCCACTTTGAGCACCGAGCCGCGAACTCCGCGGAACAGGGCCATGCCGCCCAGGATCAGCAGCAGGGTGACGGCCGAGCCGAGATCCGGCTGCTTGATCACCAGGAGTGCCGGCACAAGGCCGATGCCGCCGAGAATCAGAAGCCGACCCCAGTCAAGCTTGCCCTGGTCCCGGGAAAGCAGTTTGGCGGCGAGGATCAGCAGAGAAATTTTGGCGAATTCACTGGATTGGAAGTTGAAAAGACCCAAATCCAGCCAACGCCGGGCCCCCATGATGGTCTTGCCCCAAAGCAAGGTCGCGACCAGGGCGACCACGGTGGCCACGAACAGCGGCCAGGCCAGCATCCGCAAGTGACGATAATCGAAGACCAGGAAGGCGATCATTCCGGCCAGGCCGATCATGCCCCAGTAAAGTTGCTTGCGATAAAAGGAGGTCAGGGTGATGCCCTCCTCCATCCGAAACCCGCTGGCGGAGTAGAGATTGACGACTCCCAGGGCGAACAGGGCCATGGCGAAGCCGGCCAAGGCCCAGTCGAAGTGAGTGATCAGGCGGCGATCAATCAGGGTCACGGGCTTCTTCCACCTTTTGGGGGTCAGGGAACAGGTAGTCGTAAATGGATTTGATGATTGGTCCGGCGGTGGAACCTCCGCCTCCGCCGTGTTCGACCATGGCCACGATGACGTAGTTGCGTCCGTCCCGCTGGCCGAAAGAGTTCATCCAGGCATGGTCGCGGAGATGGTACGGGATATCCTTGAGCTTGGCCCGCTCGAACTCGCTCATCAGTCGAACCACCTGGGCCGTGCCGGTCTTGGCCCCGAGGCGCACGCCGGGCTTGGCGATCCGTCTCGCCGTGCCTCTCGAACCTTCGACGGTGTTGACCATGGTCTGGACAAGAAATTCCCGGTGTCCGGCCTGCAAGGGCAGCTCTCCCCGCACATCCGGGGACGCGCTGGCCAGGAGTTGGGGCTTGAGCAGTTTTCCGCCGTTGATCAGGGCCGCGGTGTATCTGGCCAGTTGGAGCGGCGTGGCCAGCATGTAGCCCTGTCCGATGGACATATTCAAGTTTTCTCCTCCATGCCAGGGTTCATTGAAGCGGCGGCGCTTCCAATCGCGGCTGGGGACCAAGCCCATGGACTCGTGGGGCAGGTCGATCCCGGTGCGCACGCCGAACCCGCTCTCCACGGCATAGGGGTGCATCCGGTCCACGCCCAGTTTGTCCCCGAGGGTGTAGAAGTAAACGTCGCAGGATTGGACCAGCCCTTGGTTCATGTCCATCCAGCCGTGCCCGCGTCGTTCCCAGCAGCGGAACAAGCGGTTGCCCAGCCGGAGTCCGCCGGAGCAGAAGACCCGGTCCGTGGGCACGGCGATGCGGTGCGTCAGAGCGGCCCCGGCTATGACCAGCTTGAAGACCGAGCCCGGAGGGTACGCGCTCTGGATGGCCCGGTTCTGCAACGGATGGGCTGGGTTGTCCCGGAGCAGGGCCCAATCCGCGTGGCTTAACCCAGAGACGAACATATTGTTGTCGAAGGCCGGTTTGCTGACCAGGGCCAACACCTGGCCGGTGTCGGCTTCCATGACGATCACCGAGCCGACATGCTCGCCCAAGGTCTGGTCGACGAATTCCTGCAGCTCCAGGTCGATGCTCAGCCGAACGTCGCCTCCGGCTTCAGGAGGGACCAACAACGCGGTCCCCAACTGGCGCCCGGCGGCGTCCACGTCTACCTGGCGCAGCCCCTTTTGACCCCGCAGAACCGTTTCCATGGTGAACTCGATCCCTTTCTTGCCGACGCTGTCGCCCAGGGTCAGGTCCGGATCGACGTTCATTTCCTGTTCGTTGGCCTCGGCCACGTACCCGATGACGTGGGCCAACAACGGACCCTGAGGATAAGATCGTCTCGGCTTGGTGACGATTTTCAGTTCCGGCCAGGTCATGGTGTTGGCTTCGATGGTGGCCAGTTGCTCGAAGGTCAGAGAGTGGACCAGGATTTGTGGCTCGAACCGCCGGATTCTCGGGCGTCCCTTTTCAAAAGTCTCCTGGAGATGGTCCAGGTCCAGGTCCAGCCAATCGCTGATTCGTCGGAGGGCCGCGGGGATGTCCTGGGAGTCCTCGCGAACGATGGCCAGGGCGTAGGCCGGTTCGTTCACGGCCAACAACGCTCCGCTCCGGTCCCTGATCAGGCCGCGTGGAGCGTAAACCTGCTGCTGGCGGATGCGGTTGTTTTCGGCCCGGTCCGCGAACTCCTGGCCCCGATGCAGTTGCAGATACCAGAAGCGTAGGGCGAAGACGACGAATATTCCCAGCACCAGCAGCTGGAGAAACAGCAGGCCGTTCTTCGGAAACTGCTGAGGCTCGGCGTCACGATTGAGATGCATGGCGGGAGATGAAACGGTAAACGGCGTCTAGAAACCACCAGCCTAGTACGGTCGTCGCGAACATGGTCAAACTTTCCAAGAATAGGCGCTGTCCTTGGATGTTCATGGACTGGAGGCCGGCCATGGTATGCAGGATGATCATCTGCGCGAGGGCAAAGGCGGCGGCCAGCAGCAGGATGAAGACCGGACTGCGGGCTTCGAACAGACCGCGCCCGATCAGGAACATGCCGACCAGGCCCCCGTACCGCAGGAGCCCGGCCCCGAACACCAGAGCTCCCGCGCCTTCCTGGATCAAAAGCGCCGGGAGGATCAGCGCGAGGACATGCCTGAATCGTTCACGCTGCAGGCAGAGAATGATGCCGGACACGAAAAAGTCCGTTCCGGGGAAAAACAGTTGAAGCCAAACCGCCAAAACGAAGAAGACGACCCAAAAAATGCGAATCGGGGTCACGCCGATGACGGAAAGCACGTCTATTCTTCGATGACCGGGGTAAGGTTCAGCACCAGGAATACTTCCTCCAGGTTGCGCAAGTCCACGAGCGGCGCGGCCTCCACTACTTGGAACAAAGAGGTGCTGGGCCGTTCGATGCGCTGGACCCGGGCCACGGGCAATCCCTTGGGAAAAACGCCGTCCATGCCGGAGGTGACGAGGATTTCACCCTCCTGGAGCAGGTCGTTCAACGGGACGTACTGCATTTGCAGTTCCCGTTGCGGCCCATTGCCCACCAGGATGCCCTGCGTGCGGTGGTCGCGGCCCATGATCGCCACTTTACTGTTGGGATCGGTGATCAAGAGTACGTTGGAAAAGGTGGGGGATCCGCGCAGCACCCGCCCCACGACTCCCAGGGGGGTGATCACGGGGGTGTTTTCGACCACGCCGACCCGGGTTCCCTTGTCCACCAGCAAGGATTCCACCACGGCGTGCGGTCCGAATCTCGCGGCCACCACCCGTCCGCCTTCCAGAGTCCAGTCATCGGGCGGCTGAAAATCGTGCAGGGCGCGCAGGCGGTTGACCTCGGCGGCCTCCTCATGCAACCGGGACAATTGCAGATAGAGATCGGTGACCTTGGCCCACAGCCGTTCATTCTCCTGGCGCACCTCTCCCAAGTTGACGTAGGAATCCCAAGAGGAACGGACCTGTTCCCCGGTCCATCGCAGGGGAAACGAAACCCAGGCCACGATTTCCAGGCCGGTCTTTCCCGTGATCCCATCCAGGACGCCGGTACGCCAGTTCCAGGTATAAATGCTCAGAAGCAGAAAGATGATCAGGAGCAAAAAAGCTATGAATCGCTTGGAGCGGACGGGAAATAGGCTAATCGATGGTTACCTCTCGCAAAATATCCAGGCTGTCCAGTGCTTTGCCCGAGCCCAGCACCACCGCGGAAAGCGGGTCGTCGACAACGGTGATGGGCAACGAGGTCTCTTCGCGCAGCAGGTTGTCCAGCCCGCGGAGCAGGGCGCCGCCTCCGGTCAAAACAATGCCGCGGTCGACGATGTCCGCGGCAAGCTCGGGAGGGGTCTGCTCAAGGGCGATGCGCACCGCCTGGACGATGACGTCCACCTGGTCGGCCAAGGCTTTGCGGACCTCCTCGGACGTGATCAAAATATTCTGGGGAATGCCCGTGACCAGATCCCGTCCCTTGACCTCCATTTCTTCTTCCTTGTCCAGCGGATAGGCCGAGCCGAGGCGCATCTTGATCTGCTCCGCCGAACTTTCTCCGATGAGCATGTTATATTTACGCTTCAGGTGCTGCATGATGGACTCGTCCATCTTGTCCCCGCCCATGCGCACGGACTTGCTGTACACCACGCCGGAGAGAGAAATGACGGCCACTTCGGTGGTGCCGCCGCCGATGTCCACGACCATGTTGGAAGTCGGCTCGGTGACGGGCAGGTTGGCGCCGATGGCCGCGGCCATCGGCTCCTCGATCAGGTAGACTTCCCGTGCTCCGGCGCTTTGCGCGGATTCACGCACGGCTCGTTTTTCCACCTGGGTGATGCCCGTGGGCACGCAGACGATGATCCGCGGCCGCACCAGATGACGACGGTTATGAACCTTGGAAATGAAGTGGCGGAGCATGGCCTCGGTGATTTCGAAGTCCGCGATGACCCCGTCCTTCATGGGACGAATGGCCTCGATGTTCCCGGGGGTCCTGCCGAGCATCCGTTTGGCCTCGGCCCCCACGGCCAAGACCTTGTTCTGGCCGCGGTTGTCCTTCTTCACGGCGACCACGGAGGGTTCGCGGAGCACGATGCCCTTGCCCTTGACGTAGACGCAGGTGTTGGCGGTGCCCAAATCAATCGCCAGATCGCTGGAAAACGGACCCAGCAGGATATCCAGAATTCTCGACATAGACCCTCGCTTGGGGATAATATAGGATGACGTCGCGACGAGCGCGCAAAGTCAGAGAATCTAGCAAATATGGTGGGTGCAAGCAAGGCGGCGAGTCGGCTTCGCGCCCTCCCCGCGAAATCTTCCCAAATCGATCCCGCTGTGCTCTCCTTCCGCTACAACTCCCTTTCCGCCTATTTACGGACAAAATACGGCGTCCGAGTGCGAAAAATTCCCCTGGACGCCGGTTCCACCTGCCCGAACCGAGACGGTCTTCTTTCTCGAAGCGGCTGCGTGTTCTGCAATCCATCCGGCTCGGGCACCGGCCTGTTTGATCGCGGCCTGTCCCTGGCCGAGCAATGGATTTCCTTAACCCGGCGCTTGGGGCAAAAATACAAGACGGACGCTTTTTGGGCCTATCTGCAATCCTTTTCCAACACGTATGGTCCGTTGAGCCGGGTCCGGCGGTTGATGGACGAGTTGGCCGACCTGCCCGGAGTTCGTCTGGTCGGTCTGGGAACCCGTCCGGATTGTTTGGATGATGAAAAACTGCGA contains the following coding sequences:
- the atpD gene encoding F0F1 ATP synthase subunit beta, which produces MSELMEGKVAQVIGPVVDVAFPEGKLPNILSALEINNTNNEDAPDLVVEVAQHLGNNLVRCIAMDATDGLVRGNVAKATGKPIMIPVGKPALGRIMNVVGRPVDELGPIDSTKMMPIHRAAPSFTEQSTKVELLETGVKVIDLLIPFPKGGKIGMFGGAGVGKTVILMEMINNIAKQHGGISVFAGVGERTREGNDLYHEMKDAGVIEKAVLIYGQMNEPPGARARVALTALASAEYFRDEEGQDVLLFVDNIFRFTQAGSEVSALLGRMPSAVGYQPTLGTDLGELQERITSTTKGSITSVQAVYVPADDLTDPAPATTFAHLNGTIVLSRQIAELGIYPAVDPLDSTSSILDPLVLGNEHYDTARQLQMILQKYKDLQDIIAILGMDELSDDDKLTVSRARKIQRFLSQPFFVAAQFTGKEGRYVKLEDTIRGFKEIIEGKHDDISEQAFYMVGTIEEALENAKNF
- a CDS encoding F0F1 ATP synthase subunit gamma, giving the protein MASLKDIQRKIGGVKKTKQITKAMNMVASAKLRKAQQRIEQFRPYADKLYEMLTDLSGRTDTSAHPLLEVREAIKKVVIVLVTADRGLCGSFNVNLITKARKLAAEKEAVGKEVEIVCVGKKGRDVMRKQPWPIRADHVNVMNTFDFTLGTELGTSLMNGYLNHEFDEVIIVFGKFISFAKQEVVSLRVLPIASEAAEVEEVQGPASEYIYEPSVEGILAELLPRFVNVQIYRGLLDTNASEHAARMRAMDNATKNCDELSKSLTLVYNKARQSAITTELMDIVGGAEALKSA
- the atpA gene encoding F0F1 ATP synthase subunit alpha, which translates into the protein MQIKADEISKIIESQIQNYEQRVEMSETGVVLSVGDGIARVYGVENAMAMELLEFPGGVYGMVLNLEEDNVGVALLGEVTNIKEGDTVKRTGRIFSVPVGDAVVGRVIDPLGNPLDGLGPIEAKEIRKVEIKAPGIVARKSVHEPMYTGLKAIDAMTPIGRGQRELVIGDRQIGKTALCLDAILAQKESDIHCFYVAIGQKKSTVALVVDTLRKYGAMEYTTVISATASEPASLQYIAAYSGCTMAEYYRDSGKHSLIIYDDLSKQAVAYRQMSLLLRRPPGREAFPGDIFYNHSRLLERSAKVNDAMGAGSLTALPIIETQAGDVSAYIPTNVISITDGQVYLEPSLFYAGVRPAINVGLSVSRVGGAAQIKAMKQVAGTLRLDLAQYRELAAFAQFGSDLDKSTQQRLNRGMRLVELLKQPQYQPMTVAEQVISLYAGTRGLMDDLPVSAVFKFETELQEYMRNQRPDILDDIKTKQALDADLEAKLREAIETMKKTFQAE
- the atpH gene encoding ATP synthase F1 subunit delta; amino-acid sequence: MIGNIVARRYARALFSLGVPQGDAELVAYGKDLSGLAKALNESPQLDRIFRNPVFKVEEKKAVVNAILSKIKAKQMVVNFCHLLADNNRLGFLADIQAYYAELLDEHQGVARGRMITAINLEPEIQKKLKKSLEEKTSRQLILDYAVDPQILGGLVLKIGDRVLDASLRAQLVAMKETIKRGE
- the atpF gene encoding F0F1 ATP synthase subunit B yields the protein MAKWKDLAWRIINFIIFVGILYWAAGKRIGQMLTSRREKIRDDLIDMDQRRIDADKKLREVEAQIKDLDAERERVLADFQSQGETLKRTIIAQAHEKAAQIKAQAETAATQEYKLATERLREELADMVVETAEKMIQSQLTKEGHEKLIQQSLTRVVLH
- a CDS encoding ATP synthase F0 subunit B, whose amino-acid sequence is MIDVNISMLIQLINFFIVLAVLNAILYRPIRAVIKKRAQRLSEQLRDVENFTAQAQEKMAAYTGALTVAQQQGVEIRSQFKAEGYQEEATLLDGANKSAAQELKAAREDAAAQVRAGKKTLTSRVDGFARQVTEKVVSWAV
- a CDS encoding bactofilin family protein; protein product: MAKDEINAFLGSGTSYEGKLHFQGAVRIDGAFLGRIDSQGTLIVGQDAKIDGEVAVGSLILSGLLKGRVTAEDKIVLHKTARLQGSVRAPTLIIEEGAVLDGDVVMSATATETVAELPMPREDSESSS
- the rodA gene encoding rod shape-determining protein RodA; its protein translation is MTLIDRRLITHFDWALAGFAMALFALGVVNLYSASGFRMEEGITLTSFYRKQLYWGMIGLAGMIAFLVFDYRHLRMLAWPLFVATVVALVATLLWGKTIMGARRWLDLGLFNFQSSEFAKISLLILAAKLLSRDQGKLDWGRLLILGGIGLVPALLVIKQPDLGSAVTLLLILGGMALFRGVRGSVLKVAALLVPASLPLGWYLLHDYQRQRILGFLDPGNDPLGAGYHIIQSQIAVGSGQLWGRGFLEGTQSQLRFLPEKHTDFALAVFGEEWGFIGCLVLLMLISLFLLSIIRTAAEAKDGFGCYLAVGIFFYFFWQIVVNMGMVLGLMPVVGIPLPLISYGGTSTLTSFCLIGLVLNVSMRRFFFKK
- the mrdA gene encoding penicillin-binding protein 2, encoding MHLNRDAEPQQFPKNGLLFLQLLVLGIFVVFALRFWYLQLHRGQEFADRAENNRIRQQQVYAPRGLIRDRSGALLAVNEPAYALAIVREDSQDIPAALRRISDWLDLDLDHLQETFEKGRPRIRRFEPQILVHSLTFEQLATIEANTMTWPELKIVTKPRRSYPQGPLLAHVIGYVAEANEQEMNVDPDLTLGDSVGKKGIEFTMETVLRGQKGLRQVDVDAAGRQLGTALLVPPEAGGDVRLSIDLELQEFVDQTLGEHVGSVIVMEADTGQVLALVSKPAFDNNMFVSGLSHADWALLRDNPAHPLQNRAIQSAYPPGSVFKLVIAGAALTHRIAVPTDRVFCSGGLRLGNRLFRCWERRGHGWMDMNQGLVQSCDVYFYTLGDKLGVDRMHPYAVESGFGVRTGIDLPHESMGLVPSRDWKRRRFNEPWHGGENLNMSIGQGYMLATPLQLARYTAALINGGKLLKPQLLASASPDVRGELPLQAGHREFLVQTMVNTVEGSRGTARRIAKPGVRLGAKTGTAQVVRLMSEFERAKLKDIPYHLRDHAWMNSFGQRDGRNYVIVAMVEHGGGGGSTAGPIIKSIYDYLFPDPQKVEEARDPD
- the mreC gene encoding rod shape-determining protein MreC, with the translated sequence MLLIIFLLLSIYTWNWRTGVLDGITGKTGLEIVAWVSFPLRWTGEQVRSSWDSYVNLGEVRQENERLWAKVTDLYLQLSRLHEEAAEVNRLRALHDFQPPDDWTLEGGRVVAARFGPHAVVESLLVDKGTRVGVVENTPVITPLGVVGRVLRGSPTFSNVLLITDPNSKVAIMGRDHRTQGILVGNGPQRELQMQYVPLNDLLQEGEILVTSGMDGVFPKGLPVARVQRIERPSTSLFQVVEAAPLVDLRNLEEVFLVLNLTPVIEE
- a CDS encoding rod shape-determining protein — translated: MSRILDILLGPFSSDLAIDLGTANTCVYVKGKGIVLREPSVVAVKKDNRGQNKVLAVGAEAKRMLGRTPGNIEAIRPMKDGVIADFEITEAMLRHFISKVHNRRHLVRPRIIVCVPTGITQVEKRAVRESAQSAGAREVYLIEEPMAAAIGANLPVTEPTSNMVVDIGGGTTEVAVISLSGVVYSKSVRMGGDKMDESIMQHLKRKYNMLIGESSAEQIKMRLGSAYPLDKEEEMEVKGRDLVTGIPQNILITSEEVRKALADQVDVIVQAVRIALEQTPPELAADIVDRGIVLTGGGALLRGLDNLLREETSLPITVVDDPLSAVVLGSGKALDSLDILREVTID